From the genome of Parvularculales bacterium:
GCCGATGCGGGTCGATGCGGCACCGTTTGACAATTACGACTTGCGGATGGCGCTGAAACTGTCGGTAAAGCGGCAGGAACTCGTTGACAAGATCCTGCTCGGTCACGGATCGCTTGGGAACGATCATCCCATTTCACCGGCAGACCGCTTTTTCGACGCCAGCTTGCCCCAGCGCGAGTATGACCCCGATCGTGCCGCCTCGCATTACAAGAAGTCCGGTCACAGCGGAACGATTATGCTGTCTTCATCGGATGCGGCATTTGCCGGCGCTGTCGATGCGGCCCAGCTGATAGCGGCATCTGCCCGTGAAGTCGGAATCGACATCGAAGTGGTTCGCGAGCCTTCCGATGGCTACTGGTCAAATGTCTGGAACAAGAAGCCCTGGTGCACCTGCTTCTGGTCCGGGCGTCCGACAGCAGACTGGTCGTTCTCCGCTGCCTACACCAACGATACCGAGTGGAACGATACTGCCTGGCGGACCGGCAAGGCTCCTGACCGGTTCAATGCGATCATCATTGAAGCGCGGGCCGAATTGGATGATAACAAGCGCCGCAAGCTCTATGCCGAAGCGACAATGCTGCTCCATGACGACGGTGGCGCGCTCATCCCGATGTTCGCGAACCACCTCATGGGCCTTTCCAAAACCATCTCCCACGGCGAGATCGCCGCTAACTGGGAATTGGATGGGGCCAAAGCGGCTGAACGCTGGTGGATCTCCTGATCGGAGCCCCCGTCTGAACCCGGCCCGCGTGCCGGGAGTTAACCGTGCCTGCAAGCGATGTGATCTGTCGCTTGCAGGCTATTTTTTTGATTTTTCTTGCCGCGCTGATTTGCTGGCTGTACATTATGAGCATGATGAAGTGCTGTATTCCAAAACGCCTTGATCGCCGCGCAACCGGCTGCGATCTCGTCCCCTGTACCAACCGCCAGAGCCCGCTGCTCTGACGGGCTGAATTTGCGACTTCGGATATTTCGGTATGAATCATGACAACTCAATCACTGCGCCTCGCCATCGACATTGGCGGCACCTTTACTGACACGGTTCTTGTCTCCGGTGAGGAGACGATAACTGCCTCGGCCAAAACCCTGACGACCCATCAAAACCCCGCCGATGGCGCCATGGAAGGCGCCATGCGCGTCATTGAACAGTCAGGGCAGAGTTTGGGCGATGTGACGGGTTTCATCCACGGAACAACGCTTGCGACTAACGCCCTGATCGAGCGGCGCGGTGCGGTTGTGGCGACTGTCACGACCGAGGGGTTTCGTGACATTCTGGAAATCGCTTACGAACGGCGCTATTCGCAATATGACATCAATCTCGAAAAACCTGATTTATTGGTTCCCCGTGAGCGGGCACTGACCGTACGCGAGCGAGTGTCGGCAGAGGGCAATGTTCTGATTGCCCTTGAAGACGCGGCGATTGACGCATTGCTCGCCGATATCGATGCGAGCGGTGCCGAGGCGATCGCAATCTGTCTGATGCATGCCTATGCCAATCCGTCGCATGAGCACAAATTGCGGGATCAACTGGCAGCAAAACGGCCCCATCTCAAAGTATCGATATCCTCCGGGGTCAGCCCCGAGGCGCGTGAATTCGACCGGCTCTGCACAACGGTTGCCAATGCCTATATCCAGCCGCTGATGGAGTCCTATCTGATGCGCCTGGTCGACCGGTTTACCGCCGAAGGCGTCGTCTGCCCGATCCTCATGATGACCGCAGGCGGCGGGATGTGCACGGTGCAGACTGCCGCCCGACTCCCCATAAGGCTGGTGGAGAGCGGACCCGCCGGCGGTGCCATTCTTGCAGCCCGCATCGCAGCCAAAGCAGGGATCAGTGACGTGCTATCCTTCGATATGGGCGGCACCACCGCCAAGCTCTGCCTGATCGACAATGCCAGCCCGCAGACCTCGCGCGAATTCGAAATCGCACGTGCGGCCCGCTTCATCAAGGGGTCGGGCATGCCCGTGCGGATTCCCGCCATAGAGATGATTGAAATCGGCGCCGGCGGCGGTTCAATCGCCGGTGTCGACCGGCTGGACCGCCTGATGGTGGGGCCTAAATCTGCCGGATCCGAACCCGGCCCGGTTGCATTTGGCAGGGGCGGCACCGAGCCGACAGTGACCGACAGTGACATCACACTGGGATATATCACACCGGAAACCTTTGCCGAGGGGCATATCAAAATCGACCCGGACGCATCGGAGGAGGCACTGGTGCGGGTGATCGGATCCCGGCTTGGAAGCGATGCGTCGGGGGCCGCCGATGGCATCAGCCGTATCGTCGATGAAAGCATGGCCAGTGCGGGCCGCATGCATGCTGTGGAATCGGGCAAGGATATCGGATCGCGGACAATGATTGCCTTTGGCGGAAACGGCCCTCTGCATGCGAGCCGCGTGGCCCGTTCGGCAGGCATTACCCGTATCGTGATCCCGCCAAATCCGGGCGTGGCCTCGGCTGTCGGCTTCCTGTACGCCCCGGTCAGCTTTGAGATCGTCAGGTCACGTTACTCACTGCTGGAGACGCTCAACTTCGGCGCGGTCAATGAGCTGTTCGATGATATGATCGCTGAAGCTGGCGGTGTGGTTGCCCGGGGTGCCGGTGATGCCCCGACCGGGATCAAGCGCACAGCCTTCATGCGTTATAACGGTCAGGGCCACGAGATCGAGATCACCCTGCCGGGGCGGGCTTTGATTGCGGATGATATCGGCCCGTTGACTGCAGCGTTTGAGGAGGAGTACCGCAAACAATTCTCCCGTCCCGTCCCGGGGATGCAAATCGAGATTCTGAACTGGTCGGTGCGCGTGGCAACCCGGAGCCCGGATATACCGGCGCTTCCCGCAACCCCGCCATTGAAGACCGCCACGCCGGCAGAAATGCGGCCCATCACATGTGATGTTGACGGCACGGCAAAGCAAGCAGGATTTTTTTCACGCTGCAGCCTCAAACCCGGCGACCGGGTGCAGGGCCCGGCATTGATTACAGAGCCTCAGACCACTACGCTGGTCTCTGCCGACTTCTCGGCGCATGTGGATGCCATTGGAAATCTTGTCCTGGTTCGGAACCAGAAAGGAGACGCAT
Proteins encoded in this window:
- a CDS encoding hydantoinase/oxoprolinase family protein, with product MTTQSLRLAIDIGGTFTDTVLVSGEETITASAKTLTTHQNPADGAMEGAMRVIEQSGQSLGDVTGFIHGTTLATNALIERRGAVVATVTTEGFRDILEIAYERRYSQYDINLEKPDLLVPRERALTVRERVSAEGNVLIALEDAAIDALLADIDASGAEAIAICLMHAYANPSHEHKLRDQLAAKRPHLKVSISSGVSPEAREFDRLCTTVANAYIQPLMESYLMRLVDRFTAEGVVCPILMMTAGGGMCTVQTAARLPIRLVESGPAGGAILAARIAAKAGISDVLSFDMGGTTAKLCLIDNASPQTSREFEIARAARFIKGSGMPVRIPAIEMIEIGAGGGSIAGVDRLDRLMVGPKSAGSEPGPVAFGRGGTEPTVTDSDITLGYITPETFAEGHIKIDPDASEEALVRVIGSRLGSDASGAADGISRIVDESMASAGRMHAVESGKDIGSRTMIAFGGNGPLHASRVARSAGITRIVIPPNPGVASAVGFLYAPVSFEIVRSRYSLLETLNFGAVNELFDDMIAEAGGVVARGAGDAPTGIKRTAFMRYNGQGHEIEITLPGRALIADDIGPLTAAFEEEYRKQFSRPVPGMQIEILNWSVRVATRSPDIPALPATPPLKTATPAEMRPITCDVDGTAKQAGFFSRCSLKPGDRVQGPALITEPQTTTLVSADFSAHVDAIGNLVLVRNQKGDA